Proteins from a genomic interval of Lolium perenne isolate Kyuss_39 chromosome 1, Kyuss_2.0, whole genome shotgun sequence:
- the LOC127332255 gene encoding uncharacterized protein produces MVLEAHIGGYNMSKVFMDGGSGLNLLFASTMKAMGLTVDMLRESDTGFHDIILTRPAYSLGKISLDVVFGTPSNFRKEKIEFEVVDWESQYHAILGRSAFAKFMAVPHYAYLKLKMPGNNGTAITIHGSFSHSDSCDRDFQKIASKFGVKEELNALDAITDHTKPPADNRSARSDEFDVAKEAKKQQVHPSDPKKTVNTSADLTVA; encoded by the coding sequence ATGGTCCTTGAAGCACATATCGGAGGATACAACATGAGcaaggtattcatggatggagggagCGGTCTGAATCTGTTgttcgccagcacaatgaaagCAATGGGCCTAACAGTTGACATGCTAAGGGAGTCTGACACAGGATTCCACGACATCATACtgactcgacccgcttactccCTTGGAAAAATATCACTGGATGTAGTTTTCGGCACACctagcaacttcaggaaggagaaaatTGAATTTGAAGTGGTTGATTGGGAGTCTCAATATCACGCCATCCTCGGTAGATCAGCGTTTGCTAAATTCATGGCAgtacctcattatgcgtacctgaagttgaagatgccaggcaataatGGGACAGCAATAACCATCCATGGAAGCTTTTCCCATTCAGACAGCTGTGACAGGGATTTCCAAAAGATCGCCTCAAAGTTTGGGGttaaggaagaactcaacgcacTCGACGCCATTACAGACCACACGAAGCCACCAGCCGATAATCGGAGCGCAAGATCAGATGAATTTGACGTCGCAAAGGAAGCAAAGAAACAACAAGTGCATCCCTCTGACCCGAAAAAGACAGTCAATACTTCGGCAGATCTtactgtcgcatag